In Cotesia glomerata isolate CgM1 linkage group LG1, MPM_Cglom_v2.3, whole genome shotgun sequence, one genomic interval encodes:
- the LOC123265785 gene encoding uncharacterized protein KIAA1841: MNNQKTGSESGDKNTEEETNITKTACDDILFKSDENCTQLTIQKFFEFMQTAYQLNDSFDGLSSILAAHSEIDWSELTKIDLNLQSGNNKNSTLPLSCSEQQLEDEKTDCPANSNKNPSDLQSPFKKFKVPSSESADDNKQHQLSKMMKKNLSDVLHEGLLDSVLPYMLPKPAPTISQPINKKHPVEVKKCSSLQNSTIDKSNGVLLANNCDQNKDKNKVHRKSSEVEVEIHVCDEAKNIKKDFKCPQKLLIQKMCYFADVTTGQKLEEMDISVHCDIVIFDWLMRWVKKDLIKKSEWPVLEATNVIPITVSASFLQMEPLLEQCLVFCHQHMSQVLKTSTILTCLNDNIFTRLADLFSNIDVENLKDKKDKVQSRLFCKLIMSLVDPVPSNKRGHYSSLATLFKCTKCGKILIRSVSDTVPCTPSAIKIDCRGNISSKHSRDLTWSLNDYIVNLRSELRSWRKVYWRLWGDCHFLYCRQCNTHFPINQMDWCSYHPEIPQFFANEQQRSIPYPLGRYPCCSQRAYRFEAIPNREGCRFKEHIPTVSVDSDGHVLNIFTLYRDTITQDPPQLFFPEKITRLVARDTELQSGKLSCKEPMPWDGIELTPPRPKLGLLAKLWGGPGVRKPYQFTNGANNNLDGHKSRKLMPQNSQVDTLSMNTSTSDSDNDDDDNDGITARGDSSVDDDSDNNSEESHGLPLFKSTGKIKRRCHLIKRHEGGRCWNMNLLVKYNQDNQRDFEERAASQMIGLLTKRTSAECLINKLHKHLYVSNSQSISNTAQF; this comes from the exons atgaacaaccAAAAAACTGGTTCAGAGTCAGGCGACAAAAATACTGAAGAAGAAACCAACA ttacaaAAACCGCTTGTGATGACATACTGTTTAAATCTGATGAAAATTGTACTCAACTCACTATCCAAAAGTTTTTTGAATTCATGCAGACTGCTTATCAGCTCAATGATAGCTTTGATGGTCTCTCGAGTATTTTAGCAGCTCACAGTGAGATAGATTGGTCTGAATTAACTAAGATTGACCTTAATTTACAATCTGGAAACAACAAAAAT agtACACTACCCTTATCGTGTTCCgaacaacaactagaagatgAAAAAACAGATTGTCCAGCGAATTCGAATAAAAATCCATCGGACTTGCAATCAccgtttaaaaaattcaaagtacCCAGCAGTGAGTCTGCAGATGATAATAAACAGCATCAATTATCTAAAATGATGAAGAAAAATCTTAGTGATGTTTTGCATGAAGGCTTGCTAGACTCTGTACTGCCCTACATGCTTCCTAAACCTGCACCAACGATATCACAGCCAATAAATAAGAAACATCCAGTTGAAGTTAAGAAATGTTCTTCTCTACAAAACAGTACTATTGATAAATCCAACGGAGTACTTTTGGCTAATAATTGTGATCAAAATAAAGACAAAAATAAAGTTCACAGAAAATCTAGCga AGTTGAAGTGGAGATTCACGTCTGTGACGAggcaaaaaatataaaaaaagactTTAAATGtcctcaaaaattattaattcaaaaaatgtgTTACTTTGCTGATGTTACCACTGGGCAGAAGCTAGAAGAAATGGATATTTCTGTTCACTGTGACATTGTTATTTTTGACTGGCTAATGAGATGGGTCAAAAAGGATTTGATCAAAAAATCTGAGTGGCCGGTTTTGGAAGCTACCAATGTCATACCAATAACAGTGTCAGCATCATTTTTACAAATGGAACCTCTCTTAGAACAATGTCTGGTTTTTTGTCATCAACATATGTCCCAAGTATTGAAGACATCAACTATTTTAACTTGTCTCAATGATAATATTTTCACAAG attAGCAGATTTATTTAGTAACATCGACGTTGAAAACCTAAAAGACAAGAAAGATAAAGTACAAAGCCGTTTATTCTGTAAATTGATAATGTCACTGGTCGATCCAGTCCCAAGTAATAAAAGAGGACATTACAGTTCTTTAGCAACGTTATTTAAATGCACCAAATGCGGTAAAATTTTGATACGTTCTGTATCTGATACCGTTCCTTGCACACCGAGTGCTATTAAGATTGATTGCAGAGGAAATATTTCCAGCAAACATTCTCG agatCTTACGTGGTCGTTGAATGATTATATAGTTAATTTGAGATCAGAATTGCGCTCATGGAGAAAGGTGTACTGGCGTCTTTGGGGTGATTGCCATTTTCTTTATTGCCGTCAATGTAATACCCACTTTCCGATAAACCAAATGGATTGGTGTTCATACCACCCAGAAATCCCTCAGTTTTTTGCCAATGAACAACAGAGATCAATACCATATCCACTAGGAAGATATCCATGCTGCAGTCAACGGGCTTATCGCTTTGAAGCTATTCCTAATAGAGAAGGATGCCGATTTAAa GAACACATACCAACGGTTTCTGTGGACAGCGATGGACatgttttgaatatttttactttgtaTCGTGACACCATTACTCAAGATCCtccacaattattttttccagaAAAAATAACACGGTTAGTCGCACGGGATACCGAACTTCAGTCAGGTAAGTTATCGTGCAAAGAACCGATGCCCTGGGATGGAATTGAACTGACGCCGCCAAGACCTAAACTTGGCTTATTGGCAAAACTTTGGGGCGGACCTGGTGTCCGTAAGCCTTATCAATTTACTAATGgtgctaataataatttggatgGACATAAGTCACGTAAGTTGATGCCACAGAACTCTCAAGTTGACACGTTGTCCATGAATACTTCAACAAGTGACAGTGATAATGATGACGATGACAACGACGGTATTACTGCACGTGGAGACAGTAGCGTTGATGATGATTCTGATAATAACAGCGAAGAATCTCATGGTTTACCATTATTTAAATCTACTGGTAAAATAAAACGACGATGCCATTTAATTAAAAG GCACGAAGGAGGACGGTGTTGGAACATGAATTTGTTGGTAAAATACAATCAGGACAACCAACGAGATTTTGAAGAACGCGCAGCCTCTCAAATGATCGGTTTGTTAACTAAAAGGACCTCCGCTGAATGCTTAATCAACAAACTTCATAAACATTTATATGTTTCCAACAGTCAGTCTATAAGTAATACTGCtcaattttaa